The sequence AagttccaaaaattattttttgatacaattttatttatttttaatctaTGAAGTAGGACGAGTGTCCTACATAATTCAATGctaggtaaccaagttagtatcCCAGTGGAGCTCTTGAAGGGGGAACATCCTAATAGATGAATATGAGCGAGTCATACATCTCATATTAGATCCAGAATTCTCACCATTTCTTAGCTTCATGGACCCAATTCAATTCAGTGGGATCCTTCATTCACATATTTTCCCACCAAGAACGTTTTCTAAAACTCTTTGACCCCCAAATTTGGAGTATCCTACTTTCACGCAATTTCCAGGGTTCAACAAGCAATCGATATTTCACGAATTCAAGTTTCGAAAAAATCTATGTCCAAATGATAGCTTAGTAACAATACTAGTTGATGTGCATTCAGAATGTCTTTAAGTGCGTGTGTAATAACATGCCACTGCAGTTAAAAAAATCATCAATCATttatatttgtatcaatcaaatataaatataaatataaaatacaaACACATATAGTTTGAGTTTAAGACAAGAAGTACATTTACACTTGGAAAAAGCCATGGGTAGTAGTAGATGACAGTACATGTATACTTAAATAATACTAGTACGTATTACTTATATTCTTTTTCCCTACCAATTTTTGCAATAAAAATAAAGCATTGGATTTTGTTGTGTCAGTGTACTTTTCCTGAAATTAGCACCATATAGCTGTTCATATAAAAAGGACCCCACTTCCCTTTACAAAAACTTCATCTCCATCTCATAGCCACCACATACCCTCTTCTCTTCATTCAttcaacaatcaacaatcaacaatattCATTTCACTATAATTCCCACACAACACTCTTTTGTATAAGACATTTTAGCCTAAATTCCCAACACCCCCTTCTTCACATATCCttatcttttttattctttttctcctcaatcaaagaaaaacaagaaaacttgaaaaaaaaaagatccaATATTAGATCTTAGTACTAAATTTATACCCTTTTTTAAAAACATTTTTATAGTCATGGACAAGATGAGAGTCAAAGAAGAATTGAAGCAGACAAATCAAGAAAGCCAAAAGGCAaagcaaatacaacaacaacaaccaccgtCCGCCACCGCCGCCGGCAGTGCAGCTACAGCTTCACCACCTTCAGCTTCATCATCTCCATCACATGAATTTTCTTTCACAATTTCCTTTAATCAAAATAATTCCACAAAAACCCctcttgataataataataaaacaaagcAAAATATCCCACCTTCTTCTTTTGCTATAGATTTAACTCCAGCTGATGATATTTTTTTTCATGGCCATTTACTtcctcttcatcttctttcccATCTCCCAGTTTCTCCTCGCTCTTCTACAAATTCCATTGATAGTTCACTTCCCTTAAAAgatttattagaagaaaaaaaaatccaaaattccaaAAACCAAAAAGAATTAAATCATGATGATGATAATTCTTATTATGATCTAAACCATAGTTTTCATCATCCTCATCAAACAAATTCTTTTACTACATCAAAAGATCAAAAaccaaaatccaaatctttttccttatttggattaccaaaaaagaaaaaagaggaaaaagaagacaAGGAAAAACAAAGGAAGCTAAAATTTGATGTGAGTCAAGTCTTGAAAAGGTATATGAGAATGGTGAGACCTTTTTTATCATTTAGAAGTAGAAAAAATATGCAATTTAATAGACAAAGTTATTCTTATTCTGGTAATTTAAGTTTTAGAAGTGGGAAAAATAAGGAAATTAGAGGAATAAAAAGAGGTGCATATTCAGCTCCTGTATCTATGAAAAATTCTCCTACAAATAGTGGTTTACTTGTAGCAACACCAGGTGCTAATTATCataattcatcttcaagtgataGTACTATGGAAGAATTACAAGCTGCTATTCAAGCTGCTATTGCTCATTGCAAGAAATCTAGTTCAGTTGAACAGAAAATCAAATGTCAAGAAAATGATTAGGTTATTCGAGTTTACTGGCCCGACTAATACCCCTTGtggtatttttatctttttttattatttcttctttCTTGCATACATAATTTTTTTTCATGTATCATAATCATGAAGTATATTTGTAAGTAAAGTATTGTATTACATGAGTTTAAAATATGAACTATTTATTCATGGTGAAGGATTAGTAGGGCAACCATGTCTGAATTGTTTTTTCTTTGTCTTCTGTAATTTTTTTACGATGTATATAGTAGTTAAACTCTTTTACGAAACTGATAACCTAGTTGGTTATTGTATTTCGTTTGAATGATGATCAAGGTCAATGAGGCTATTAATTAAAAGAATAGCATTGGTCTAATGTTTTGAAAGTTTGAAGTATTCAaagtttgttaaattaattgtgAATATCGACTATCTATATATCATCTAGGTAATGCAGATTAGCACGTAgatttatcaataaaatatagATGTATCGTTTACTAATACCAGTGGTGTATTTTTCAGATCacatttttctacaatttcaatAAACGACATATAATCACTCGATTATTTTATAAATCTACTAATGTAGAAATCAAAGTTTGCGGAAAAAAGAAATTACTATAAATTACGTCACTATTTTAATTAACTTACCTCATGTCTACTAGTCAAGTTTTCatatttggtcattttttttattCTCTTCCCCTTGGATTCCTTTTGTTGGAGTTATTATTCGCTGCTGTCCATCGGAGCAACCACTCTTATAGTTTTTGATCATTAATGTTTTAACATAATGAGAAAGTGATCTAAATTAGGTAattaatgaaacctttttcattttctttacttgGTCTGTGCCGACTTTTTCTAGTTCTATTAATGAACACTTTATGTATATAAGATTGGCATTTCAATTAGGAAGGCCCCCCATAAAAACTTGAGCAATAGATTAGCTTAGAAAGGACAATAGATGAATGAGACATTGTCTATGACTACATAATGTTGGTGTAATAATGGAACACCAAATACAAAGCATGTGTAACATGTAGCTTTCAATGTGTTCATGCACAACTcaacttttaaatttttcttcACTCCATTCTTCTTTTTGGTATTTGACAACTCTTCTTAATGGTAACAACAAGCCCCAAATCCTTGTGCTTTTTTACTCTCTTCCTTTTCGAAtctttctatctctttcatgCCATGGCATAGCCTAATAATTTTACATAAATTTTTATGCCTGCAATTGTTcaaaaagagatagaaatgatgtTAATGCGTGTAAATTATTAGTTTAATTGATTACGTCGAACATAGCTTTAGAAACTCTTACTAGATGAGGCGGCAGAATAAAAGTCTCACTACTAGCTTTTAATCTTAAGCAGACAACGGTAGTAAGTAATGAATGTTATACTAAACTATTCGCTATTTTATTAGGACAACACTTGCTTAGTCTTTTTCTAGCTTGATTGTGAAgcattgtttgaaaagttaagCTGAAAGATGGTGTATATCCACATTCAAACCTATTCCTTTGAAGCTGATCTCAACGTTTAACGTCATGTTCCCTCTACATTCATATGAAAAGGAAGTCATACATATTAGCTCATCAACTCGCTTTAACGCAGCCTCTATGTATCACTTGCCTAACAACTGCCAAAAGCGAAAACttcaatgttgatgggcttacTATCTTAAAATTGTCGATTTGATTTgggcttttttcacttttagcccgtataagaaactatttacattcggtagccaaaaaagtgtataaaatttgtataatttttgtatataacatacaatatatatatatatatatacacacaaaaaaaatatacattttttggctattattttgagaacgACTATATAATGTCATTTCTCATTTAATTTATACATAGAAGattaagaaagaaaaacaaagcaGTGGAAGTAGATCTAAAAGAGGTTTCTTTACTGGAAAAGACAGTAGACAAGAAGAGAGTTTCATCTTGTCAAAAACAATGTTAGGAGCTTTGAAAAGCAACGAATAACAATTAGGACCAAATATGCAGTGGGTCACATGAGTTGATGTTTATGAAATTTCTTTCTTTTGTGCAAGTACAACAATAATTTAATGTGGTACTTAGTTTGGTCCATTTTCACATCCCAACAACTAAGGGCATATTGCTTTTTTTCCTTTGTTAATTTACACCTTATATGATTATGATCTTGAACTCAGGATATGATCATTAATATGATTTGCTCGTGATGATCTCACCTAGTGAGCAAATAAAATAAGCAACAAGAATGGTTTACAATCATAAGGTAATTTCCATTGGCAAATTGgagtttcaaaaataaaatcaaaggtACAATTGTTTCTAATTTATTCGAGAAAAAAGTTATTAACAAATCAATATTTTTTCAATCATATAATCTATGTGGGCTTGTAAAGTAAGTACTTTACAAATCATCTAAACAAACCGGTGAAGCCAGGCGGATCTACAAATTTTAGTATATGGGTGCACTGTTAGGACCGCAAAAGGCAATTGTTATGCGGAAGCTAGCAAAACAAACTTTGAGCGACGATAAATTATACAACAaaggagaaatataccaaaagagatacaaacatttaacgtggttcggtcaactgacctacgtccaTCGCGGAGATGAACAATCCACTAtaataaaaagagagtacaaaatatcgagagaacaacctcacgaagaggcaaatacaagtgacacactaacacttgtcccgtaaagttctccccctaaacaatACTCTCAAGcccctatggctacattgtggatgctgctgaatgagaaggacggatcctcaatttatagaactccaaaccttttcctacaagaaaaaagactagccaagtataggagaattataatttccttctacaaaaagaaaaacccaattaaggtaattatatttccctttccttcaacaaataggaaaaccaaatatgttAAGATaattatggcaaacacctaacaattctcccccttggccggaattttctgacaaaataaacttgatccaccttcttcacatagccttcaacaggttgcatctccaaatctccaccacaaagtttgtctcaacgtgcgtagcacaccggtcaaatttctcagacaaaaatcacaattatcgtcaaatatgttgcggctagaactgaacccgccaaaatgaacctgtcttgaacctcgctctgataccacttgttaggaccgCAAAAGGCAGGTGTTATGCGGAAGCTAGCAAAACAAACCTTGAGCGtcgataaatcatacaacaaaggagaaatataccaaaagagacacaaacatttaacgtggttcggtcaactgacctacgtccaccgcggagatgagcaatccactataataaaaagagagtacaaaatatcgagagaacaacctcacgaagaggcaaatacaagtgacacactaacacttgtcccgtaaagttcccCCCCTAAACACTACTCTCAAGCCCCTATGACTACATTGTAGATGCTGCTGAATGAGAAGGacggatcctcaatttatagaactccaaaccttttcctacaagaaaaaggactagccaagtataggagaattataatttccttctacaaaaaggaaaacccaattaaggtaattatattgccctttccttcaacaaataggaaaaccaaatatgttAAGATaattatggcaaacacctaacaTACACTTctaaaaaaaggaggaaaaatatATTAAGTGGGAATTGATTCCTAATCCTCTTAGTAATAACTCAACCTTCAACTAAGTACATTATTCAACCTTCTTGGAGCATGAGTACCAATAGTTAATATTataccaatttttaaaaatatgtacataaaatatctaattttgcgAAGAAAACATGAGTTCACGTGCCCTATAATCTCTCCATATATCCGCTCCTGATTGAAGCGTATGatataaagttaaaaaaaatgaattaattgatatAGAATGAAGCCCTTAAATATAGGACTATGAGTAATTGAGGTGCGTTTATAGATTCAGTAATTATGCGCAAATTTTTTTGTTCAAGTCACTTGTGTACTACTtcatccgttcacttttacttgacatattttgatttttcacgccctttaaaaaaattaaatacagtgcataatttaccatgatacccatattaattgatgcatattttattaaatttgagaaataatttgaaatgaataataaataCTATGGGTATAactaggagtggcaaacgggcgggtcggatatggttcgggtcgaaaacgggtaatggAAAAATGGATCAATTATCCGACCGGACCCATAtataatacggataaaaaacgggttaactgaacccatattatccatgacttcttgtatatgatcacttttgagagaattcttagtctccatAATTTGAGGAAcctccaatttgaggctttacaaatataaaagttagacccattggttatccattggttacttattggttatccattttctaaatggataatatggttcttatccatatttgacccgtttttaaaaagttcattatccaacctattttttagtggataatatgggtggttaactgttttctttgaaCTATTTTGTCACCCCTaggtataacaggaaaaaaatTGTCTTCTtttgatatgcgtaaagtgacaagtaaaaataaaaatttatttttagtacacatgccaagtaaaagtgaacggaaggagtatattcttttttctttctcattgAGTGTTTGTCATTTGTAACATAACCTCGACTAATCTAAATTTGCTTGGTGTAGGACTCATTAAAGAGAAAAACACTCTTTGCTACTCTATTTGTTAAGTAGCAGTAGTGATCTAGATTTCTGAAAAGTGCCTCATTAACCATTTTCCCAaatcttatttcctttttttttttgactgaGGGACCATATTTCTGAAGATATCATGCAGAAGTTAGATCCGATGCATTGAAACTGATAATAATTAAGGCTTTTAGTTTGGAATTCCAAAGACTattaaatggaaaaagaaaaagaaaagatacttAAATGGGCTCGATAAAGATTTTAGTTATCCTTTTCTCGTGATTGGAAAACCGTGCAACCATACTTGATTTGAGTTCAGTCCTTTTCGGACATTCCCAACGGAAAGAAGATCAAGAATTCTGTATACGGTCGACATGTATGCCTGATTTTACGGGCTCGAGGGGTCGCATTAAGTCCGAATTCAGGATGAGTCGAGTTCGAGCTCAATGGACCAAGCTCGAGCCCGATGACAGAGTACAATGTCAGAGGATCGAAGTACGCGATGAGTATCGAATTGCTGAGTATACCCAACCCCGAGATGATGCCGTTATGGGTTTGTAACAGAATAAGCAAGATTCCTGCCACATCCCCAAAATCATGGCGTAAATCCCGGAATAGATTTGTACGAATTAGTACTAacccgtactaggcggttagacaactATCCCCATAAGATTCTTTACTATAAATAGAAATGTACTTTATTTAGGGttccctattatataaagaggaccCCAATTATTTGTAAAGATTATCTATTCATTGGCAAAGAATaaactctctcttattttctcgctCATTGTTCATAGAATTGTCCTTTAGTTTTTTTATTCTTGCTTTATTGTTCTTGATCCATCTCGAGGCCGCTTTGGCTCAAGGTCGATACTGTCTAGCaacactggtttgatttactcatttctttcatttatacgttatacttcttgattattaatagtattgaactaaattatatatctttaaaaccataaatcaaatttaattgttactcgtattttcgaggtaaacaaattcaaaactaagaaaattaGAAGAGGAACCTAATGAAATAGGAGGAACAGATTTTGATggtcatttttttcttttctgtttggtatgatttatttttgttatatattTCTCCTCCTATTTAGTCTTTTTCTACTGGGCTTCAGAATGTTGATGTTCTTTTTACTGGGCTGTAGTGAACATCCAGCCCAActtgtacaaaaataaaataccaacttcaaCTCTTTTATAAACCCATAGTTTATAGGGAAAACTACACTGTACAGCCGCCCCAACAATAGTAGCCgtcaaatatatatattctttgcATATCAATAtacaatacacatattatatacATAATCAGTTTGTACATTTTTTGTATATTTAGCTAGCAGGTGTAATTACTTTTTGGTCGACCGGTCAAATGTGTAACTTGCCCTTGTTTATGCAGAAATGACACTAGATAGTCACTCTAAAGGGATACTATTTAAAAATTAGCCAATGTattttgaatttcagttttttAGTTCAATTATTTCGGGACACAAATGTCCTAAATCATCctgaaatttaaattttaataaatactGGCTAATTCCCCAAATAACGGTGCTAAGAGTGGCTATTTGTGTACTTCCCCCTAGTTTATATGTAAAAATGGTGAGGGCTGGAGTTCAAAAACTCATCGGGGGCTGGATTTAGAAAAAGAACTCCAGcttatttgattattttgtttCAACTCTTGATGAGTTTCTAAGTAATTTGTAAGCCCAAAAGTTTGGCCCTTTGGGATATCTGAGATCAAAATTAATGAACATATTTAAATAATGTGTTGAGTATGTCAGAGTGACCTTTTGAAAAGTACATTGTGTTAACGTTGTAAGATACTAAGGTCTTTCTTCAAACAAGATTACTCTTTATCATTATGCCGAGGAGGTCAACTACTTCAAAGTATATAAGCTGTAAGATTTGGTCAACAGAGAAATTTATCAAATAAAACAAATGAATGTCACACATTTGGTCTAGAAAATGAGATGTTGTCTTGACCATCCTCACTTAATGAATTGAGTTAGACCCAAAATTTATTTTCATTGCGGTTATAATCCTTAATTAGAAGAAATTAATAAATAGACACACTTCATTAGAATAAAACTGTAATTTATAAGTTCCATTCGTTATATTCATCATATTGTGTTGAAATTAACACCTTATGTTTAATATTACAGAATACTTACTcaacatatatatgtatacgGGTAAAGTCGGGGCAATGTCTATCCCGATTCTCCGATGAGTGAACGAAGGTGGAGCACGGAGCCGGAAGATTACAATCTAGGTCAGAGACCCTTCGCATCGAGACCCTGGAAGCAGGGGCGGATGCAATGCATTATCTACGGGTtcattgaacccataacttttaaTGCGGAATAAAAATTCACTAAAATCATAAatatagtagatatgaacccataattttaaaaatataatgaggtCAATAATAAAAtctttaaaagttgaacccatagaatttaaatcctagatccgcctctgcctGGAAGAGTGAATGATATATCCGACATCGGACATGGTAAAGCAACGCGACCCAGACCGAGTGTAAGTTCTAGACCTTGGGAGGCACGGTGAACAATTACGCATGATGGATAGAGGACTGTAATACTCGCCCTCAACCGTATATCGCGGCGTGAATCTCGCTCGATATCGATTGTGGATCAACAATTAccagaaaaagaagatttttaccctttttagaCTTATACTGGGATTAAaactcttctactatataaatggaaattttttcttttgtaatacacattgtaacacgcttgtttaaccaaaaagtggaatttcggtcaaagctttaatttagaagaactcggattactgataatcaaaaatgagtaaaaggaAATAATTTTGCTAACAATCAGATAAGtaaaagaaaacaaagtaaaccagtgtattcaaataatatttcatgtccttacaaatgattagTTCTTTCCTTTTTATAGCTATCTCAAAAATATAcgttttgcctttgtcataataaggccatTATAGACAATTAAGGGCAATAAATGCTACATTACATAATCATTAtaatttaatacagattctctaacgttttcagtatttaatgcttattaaatactgtatctgtaCTCTCTTATGCTGTCAGATTTATTCTCCTTGATTTTTGGATTTAAATAGATACGAGTGTTGAGTCTTTTGAATAATTGCTCGTGCCTTTACTTGtgcctctgctcgtatctgttgcaactcgtgcctctttgccaATCATTATTCTTTGACTAGCCTACGTGTCATGACATGTCATCTTTCAATCACTTTAATAGGTAAACTCAAattttccaatacagatagttcccccacttgccatttattcaacaattgaatatttgggaagtggattttaTTAAAGCAGGAATATTTGCCGCCATAAATGCTATGATAGAATcgacgcttcaattgtcacttccatttaatgcctATTACACGTGGCACCTTTTTATTGGTTCTGTGACTTTGCAGCGCTTTCTAAGGCTCATTTACAGCTTCACTAACCACGAAGTGACAGTTCTTATTATGACATTTCCATCATTGCACCTTTTCCTTTGACGGttgcttcttaatataaatataattttcacCTTTGTCCTTCTCACATAAAGTTCTTGAATTTTTGTTTGCTTCTTCCTCGTACTATCATGTCTtcatcaaaccctaaccctagaagggTCCCCATAGTTGATAACTTCCCTAATGCCCCCAGTAGGAGCAGAAGAGGAGGTAGACTTCGTAATTCAGGGTATTTATCCCTACGTGGTTCTTCTCTTCCTTTGTCTAGTTCCAGTTCTTCTTAGAGACTCTTTTTCACAAAGGTCCTCTTCTAAAAGAAAGGAATCCTCTGAACCTGTTCGTGAACCTACAGTGGATGAAATAGTTCCTGCTGAACTATCTTTCTATAATGATAGAGAGTCCCTGAGAAACCAAGTATCTTCTTTAGATCGTGCTGATATCTATCCAACTCAGATCACGGAGGGTTTGATTTCTTTAGTTAGTAATGACTGTCATTAGAGTCATGACTTTTCTATCATAATTCCTAATGCAAATCAAAGAATCACCTCCTATTTAGTTGGATTTTCCTTTGTTTATACGTACCCTTTCACATTAGGATTCAAACCTGCTATTGATCCTGTTATTCTTGAATTCTGTCATTTTTTCGATGTTTGCTTAAGTCAAATTGGCCCTATAGTGTGGAGGGCTGTTTCCTATTTGAGGCACTTGACTAACATGGCAGATGTGCCTTTCACTTTTGCCCATTTGATTCATCTGTACTCTCCCAGACTTTTCCGTCAATGTGTTTTTACCTTAGTAGCTAGGAGCAAAAGAGTTCTGGTTACCCCAGAAGATGACAGAGACCATGGCTGGTATGCCAGGTTTGTggctgcccccactgttggtttagtgggtgatggAAATATTCccttccccgagaagtggaatttt is a genomic window of Nicotiana tabacum cultivar K326 chromosome 16, ASM71507v2, whole genome shotgun sequence containing:
- the LOC107772146 gene encoding BRI1 kinase inhibitor 1-like, with amino-acid sequence MDKMRVKEELKQTNQESQKAKQIQQQQPPSATAAGSAATASPPSASSSPSHEFSFTISFNQNNSTKTPLDNNNKTKQNIPPSSFAIDLTPADDIFFHGHLLPLHLLSHLPVSPRSSTNSIDSSLPLKDLLEEKKIQNSKNQKELNHDDDNSYYDLNHSFHHPHQTNSFTTSKDQKPKSKSFSLFGLPKKKKEEKEDKEKQRKLKFDVSQVLKRYMRMVRPFLSFRSRKNMQFNRQSYSYSGNLSFRSGKNKEIRGIKRGAYSAPVSMKNSPTNSGLLVATPGANYHNSSSSDSTMEELQAAIQAAIAHCKKSSSVEQKIKCQEND